Proteins co-encoded in one Arthrobacter alpinus genomic window:
- a CDS encoding DNA alkylation repair protein, giving the protein MAELAALEDPRVRAVNENHGDDHGVNLGKLRAIAKRVKTQQELSKELWATGDTAARLLALLICRPKAFTAQELDTMLRQASIPKVNDWFVNYVVKKSAHAEELRQAWFADPDPAVAASGWALTSERIVKEPEGLELPVLLEIIEAQMKEAPARLQWAMNNALAQIGIENPELRARALAIGERLEVLKDYPTPPNCTSPFAPIWINEMVSRQAG; this is encoded by the coding sequence ATGGCTGAGCTGGCAGCCCTGGAAGACCCAAGGGTTCGGGCCGTGAACGAGAATCACGGCGATGACCACGGGGTGAATCTGGGGAAACTACGCGCCATCGCCAAGAGGGTGAAAACGCAGCAGGAGCTCTCCAAAGAACTGTGGGCCACCGGCGACACGGCCGCACGGCTGCTGGCGCTGCTGATCTGCCGCCCCAAGGCCTTCACAGCCCAGGAGCTGGACACCATGCTGCGTCAGGCCTCCATCCCCAAGGTCAACGACTGGTTCGTGAACTATGTGGTGAAGAAGAGCGCGCACGCGGAAGAGTTGCGGCAAGCCTGGTTCGCCGACCCGGACCCGGCCGTGGCCGCTTCCGGCTGGGCATTGACCAGTGAACGGATCGTGAAGGAGCCTGAAGGACTGGAGCTGCCCGTACTCCTTGAGATTATCGAGGCACAGATGAAGGAAGCGCCGGCGCGCCTGCAATGGGCCATGAACAACGCCCTGGCCCAGATTGGCATTGAAAATCCGGAATTGCGGGCCCGCGCCTTGGCGATTGGTGAACGGCTCGAGGTCCTGAAGGATTACCCCACACCACCGAACTGCACCTCGCCGTTCGCGCCGATTTGGATCAACGAGATGGTCAGCCGGCAAGCCGGATAG
- a CDS encoding Gfo/Idh/MocA family protein, which translates to MTIPRFVGRPDWYTTFNPETLAATGTALRWGVIATGNIAKTVTADLALLEDSILQAVSSRGESSAAEFAHSFGVAAHYFDGGPNGTGPAGYLQLLADPEVDVVYIATPHGQHFDVARAALEHGKHVLCEKALTITAAETRTLIELAQTKGLFLMEAVWARFVPGYQRALEIIASGEIGEVKWVRADLGFVAPQDESLRIWAPDNGGGALLDLSVYPLLWAWGTLGQPDKVVATAELTSFGVDAQNTMTLSYANGAQAQLISYLSSQGPSRVTVSGTLGYLETVDSLNNPGEIFISGPNGEKRTETFDYPGRGYTYQLREVTRCIQAGLTESTTMPLADSLAIMELFDETRRQIGVSYWNDSRTDL; encoded by the coding sequence ATGACTATTCCTCGTTTCGTCGGCCGACCCGACTGGTACACCACGTTTAATCCAGAAACCCTTGCCGCGACGGGCACCGCCCTGCGTTGGGGCGTCATCGCCACCGGCAACATTGCCAAGACCGTCACGGCCGATTTGGCGCTGCTCGAGGACTCCATCCTGCAGGCCGTGAGCTCCCGCGGCGAGAGCAGCGCCGCGGAATTCGCGCACTCGTTTGGTGTTGCCGCACATTATTTTGACGGTGGCCCCAACGGAACCGGCCCCGCAGGCTACCTCCAGCTGCTGGCCGATCCGGAGGTCGATGTGGTCTACATTGCCACCCCTCACGGACAGCATTTCGATGTGGCCAGAGCTGCCCTGGAACACGGCAAGCACGTCCTATGCGAGAAGGCACTGACCATCACGGCTGCCGAAACCCGTACCTTGATTGAACTGGCCCAGACCAAGGGCCTGTTCCTGATGGAGGCCGTGTGGGCACGGTTCGTGCCGGGCTACCAGCGCGCCTTGGAGATCATTGCCTCGGGCGAGATTGGCGAGGTGAAGTGGGTCCGGGCCGATCTTGGCTTTGTGGCCCCCCAGGATGAATCCTTGCGTATCTGGGCACCGGATAACGGCGGCGGAGCACTGCTGGATCTGAGCGTCTACCCGCTGCTGTGGGCCTGGGGCACGCTGGGCCAACCCGATAAAGTAGTGGCCACCGCAGAGCTCACCAGCTTTGGCGTGGACGCACAAAACACCATGACACTCAGTTATGCCAATGGCGCTCAGGCGCAGCTGATCAGTTACCTTTCCTCGCAGGGCCCCAGCCGCGTGACCGTCTCGGGAACCTTGGGCTATCTCGAAACCGTTGATTCGCTGAACAACCCCGGCGAAATCTTCATTTCCGGCCCCAACGGCGAAAAGCGCACCGAGACCTTTGACTACCCGGGCCGCGGCTACACCTACCAGCTGCGTGAAGTGACCCGCTGCATCCAGGCCGGGCTCACGGAGAGTACCACCATGCCGCTGGCTGATTCGCTGGCCATCATGGAACTCTTCGACGAGACCCGGCGCCAGATCGGTGTTAGCTACTGGAACGATTCCCGCACCGATCTGTAA
- a CDS encoding ABC transporter ATP-binding protein — MLELDDVSVHYGRIQAIHNMSFTVKEGEIVSLIGANGAGKTTTMRTISGLLNPSHGSIKFMGEDITKMKAHIRVVQGISQAPEGRGIFPAMTVLENLDMGTFGRKDRNGVGDDLERVFTLFPRLKEREKQFGGTMSGGEQQMLAIGRALMSRPKLLLLDEPSMGLAPQFIRQIFKIITEINSQGTTVLLVEQNANQALARAHRAFVLETGEITHSGTGKELLANPAIKEAYLGVG; from the coding sequence TTGCTTGAGCTGGATGATGTTTCCGTCCACTATGGGCGGATTCAGGCCATTCACAACATGTCCTTCACCGTGAAGGAGGGCGAGATTGTTTCCCTGATCGGTGCCAACGGTGCAGGCAAAACCACCACCATGCGCACCATCTCCGGCTTGTTGAACCCCTCGCACGGTTCCATCAAGTTCATGGGGGAGGACATCACTAAGATGAAGGCCCACATCCGGGTGGTTCAGGGCATTTCCCAAGCTCCCGAGGGGCGCGGCATTTTCCCGGCCATGACGGTCCTGGAGAATCTGGACATGGGCACTTTTGGTCGCAAGGACAGGAACGGTGTGGGCGATGACCTAGAACGGGTCTTTACCTTGTTCCCGAGGCTGAAGGAACGTGAGAAGCAGTTTGGCGGCACCATGAGCGGCGGCGAGCAGCAGATGCTGGCCATCGGCCGCGCCTTGATGTCACGGCCCAAGCTATTGCTGCTGGATGAACCTTCCATGGGCCTAGCCCCGCAGTTTATCCGGCAGATTTTCAAGATCATCACCGAAATCAATAGCCAAGGAACCACTGTGCTGTTGGTGGAGCAGAACGCCAACCAGGCGCTGGCCCGGGCTCACCGGGCGTTTGTGCTGGAGACGGGCGAGATCACGCACAGCGGCACCGGCAAGGAGCTGCTGGCCAATCCGGCCATCAAGGAAGCGTACCTTGGCGTGGGCTAG
- a CDS encoding ABC transporter ATP-binding protein: protein MVEALEVEEAVAEAAAPERDIRVAVGDDLVEVKNLTIKFGGLVALDNVSFTIKRGEILGLIGPNGAGKTTCFNAMTGVYKPTSGQVLLEGSVLNGMKQHKITRAGLARTFQNIRLFGEMTALENVVVGLDARHKTSVVGALLRLPRHIREEKSAIERGMALLEFVGIEQDAGSLARNLSYGSQRRLEIARALATDPKLLCLDEPAAGFNPAEKEELMALIRTIRDDGYTVLLIEHDMKLVMGVTDRIVVLEFGKKIADDVPHVIREDPKVVSAYLGEPEDDFA from the coding sequence ATGGTGGAAGCCTTGGAGGTTGAAGAAGCCGTTGCAGAAGCGGCGGCACCGGAACGGGATATTCGCGTTGCCGTGGGTGACGACCTTGTGGAGGTGAAGAACCTGACCATCAAGTTTGGTGGTTTGGTGGCCTTGGACAATGTCAGCTTCACCATCAAACGCGGCGAGATCTTGGGGCTCATTGGTCCCAACGGCGCTGGGAAGACAACCTGCTTCAACGCCATGACGGGCGTGTACAAACCAACCAGCGGGCAAGTCCTGCTGGAAGGTAGCGTGCTCAACGGCATGAAGCAGCACAAGATCACCCGAGCTGGCCTAGCCAGGACGTTCCAGAACATCCGCCTATTTGGTGAGATGACGGCCCTGGAAAACGTGGTGGTTGGTCTTGATGCCCGGCATAAAACGTCTGTAGTGGGCGCCTTGTTGCGGCTGCCCCGGCACATCCGGGAGGAAAAGTCGGCCATTGAGCGGGGCATGGCCTTGCTGGAATTCGTGGGCATCGAGCAAGACGCTGGCTCGTTGGCTCGCAATCTTTCCTATGGCAGCCAGCGCAGGCTGGAAATTGCCCGGGCACTGGCTACCGATCCAAAGCTCTTGTGCCTGGATGAACCGGCGGCCGGCTTCAACCCGGCTGAAAAGGAAGAGCTCATGGCTCTCATTCGGACCATTCGGGATGACGGCTACACGGTGCTGTTGATTGAGCATGATATGAAACTTGTCATGGGTGTGACAGACCGAATAGTGGTCCTCGAGTTCGGCAAGAAAATTGCCGACGACGTGCCACACGTGATTAGGGAAGACCCCAAGGTCGTTTCCGCCTACCTAGGAGAGCCTGAAGATGACTTTGCTTGA
- a CDS encoding branched-chain amino acid ABC transporter permease, whose protein sequence is MSTTDGPTPLPGAKARQTAVNRQAKAKIPGGSADATQKHGAFGRWSEKWQAMPRQKQWLYLIVVVLIAYALPVINPPILSTEPGNDFPLALFSMAVYALVAVGLNIVIGYAGLLDLGYIAFFAVGSYTAAMLTSPDSPFVKIPYLWTIPLAVVVAMCVGVILGIPTLRLRGDYLAIVTLGFGEIIRILATLIPAMKGQVGFQNVGRPPGEGADGVPIFANSNGTPWYWLTLTILIIVLLLAGNLERSRVGRSWIAIREDEDAAETMGVPTFKYKVWAFALGAGVGGMSGALFAGQVGFVNNQKFDVVTSILFVAAVVLGGVGNKVGAVFGGALVAYIPLRFTAIAEYKYLIFGLALVLIMIYRSKGLIPARQRLLAYGQQAYQRVRDTTNVKSAAVTEKEV, encoded by the coding sequence ATGAGCACAACAGACGGGCCAACACCCCTGCCCGGGGCTAAGGCAAGACAAACGGCTGTCAATCGTCAGGCCAAAGCGAAGATTCCCGGCGGCAGCGCCGATGCGACACAAAAGCACGGGGCCTTCGGTCGCTGGAGCGAAAAATGGCAGGCCATGCCCCGCCAGAAACAATGGCTGTACCTCATTGTCGTGGTATTGATTGCGTACGCATTACCCGTGATCAATCCGCCGATTCTGTCCACCGAGCCCGGCAACGATTTCCCGCTGGCCCTGTTCTCCATGGCCGTCTATGCCCTGGTCGCTGTGGGTCTGAACATTGTTATTGGTTACGCTGGTTTGCTTGACTTGGGTTACATTGCCTTCTTCGCCGTGGGCTCCTACACGGCGGCCATGCTGACCAGTCCGGATTCGCCTTTCGTGAAGATTCCGTACTTGTGGACTATCCCGCTGGCAGTTGTTGTGGCCATGTGTGTGGGTGTTATTTTGGGCATTCCAACTCTTCGCCTGCGGGGCGACTACTTGGCCATTGTGACGCTCGGCTTTGGTGAGATCATCCGTATTTTGGCCACGCTGATCCCGGCTATGAAAGGCCAGGTCGGCTTCCAAAACGTGGGCCGTCCCCCTGGTGAGGGCGCCGATGGCGTACCCATCTTCGCCAATTCAAACGGCACACCCTGGTATTGGTTGACATTGACCATCTTGATCATCGTCTTGCTCCTGGCCGGCAACTTGGAGCGCAGCCGCGTGGGCCGTTCCTGGATTGCCATCCGTGAAGATGAGGACGCCGCCGAGACCATGGGTGTTCCCACCTTCAAATACAAGGTCTGGGCCTTTGCGCTCGGAGCCGGTGTTGGGGGCATGTCCGGTGCCCTGTTCGCCGGTCAGGTTGGCTTTGTGAATAACCAGAAGTTCGACGTCGTCACCTCCATCCTGTTCGTCGCCGCCGTGGTTCTTGGCGGGGTAGGCAACAAGGTGGGTGCCGTCTTTGGTGGCGCGCTGGTGGCCTATATTCCGTTGCGCTTCACAGCCATTGCCGAGTACAAGTACTTGATCTTTGGCTTGGCACTTGTGCTCATCATGATCTACCGGTCAAAGGGCTTGATCCCGGCGCGACAGCGGTTGCTGGCGTATGGGCAACAGGCTTATCAACGAGTGCGCGATACTACTAACGTGAAGTCAGCCGCTGTCACTGAAAAGGAGGTCTAG
- a CDS encoding branched-chain amino acid ABC transporter permease: MLLTVLTAVPADSDWINFDVAALAQNFWSATFDGLTFGAIYALVALGYTLVYGVLNLINFAHSEVFIMGCYAVFFTLSFLGFGPSAPNLNFGQILVNIILALIAAIVASALTAFLVERLAYRPLRRRNAPRLVYLITAIGASFVIQYLIFLWRGPLPEPALTMFIPTPIFEVFGTIIDSQQIVIVVAAVIMMVFVDQFIRRSRTGRGIRAVAQDPDTATLMGVNKEKIIVTTFIIGGILAGAAALFYVMKIPSGVQYNGGFILGIKAFAAAVLGGIGNVRGALLGGLLLGLIGNYGQILLGSSQWTDVVAFVILVLVLLVRPQGILGTSLGRSKA; this comes from the coding sequence ATGCTCCTGACAGTTCTTACGGCTGTTCCTGCGGACAGCGACTGGATTAATTTCGATGTTGCCGCCTTGGCTCAAAATTTCTGGAGCGCCACCTTCGACGGATTGACCTTCGGGGCAATCTACGCACTGGTGGCTCTCGGGTACACCCTGGTTTATGGCGTGCTGAACCTGATTAACTTTGCCCACTCTGAAGTGTTCATCATGGGCTGTTACGCGGTCTTCTTCACGCTGAGTTTTCTGGGGTTTGGCCCGTCCGCCCCTAATCTGAACTTCGGGCAGATTCTGGTCAACATTATTTTGGCGTTGATCGCGGCCATCGTCGCTTCGGCCCTCACCGCGTTCTTGGTTGAACGGCTGGCCTACCGGCCGCTACGGCGCCGCAACGCCCCGCGTCTGGTCTATTTGATCACCGCCATCGGTGCTTCCTTTGTCATTCAGTACTTGATTTTCCTATGGCGTGGTCCGCTGCCGGAGCCGGCACTGACCATGTTCATTCCAACACCGATCTTCGAAGTGTTTGGCACCATCATCGACTCACAGCAGATAGTCATTGTTGTTGCAGCCGTGATCATGATGGTCTTTGTGGACCAATTCATCCGCCGTTCTCGGACGGGGCGCGGCATTCGTGCCGTGGCCCAGGATCCGGACACGGCAACGTTGATGGGTGTGAACAAGGAAAAGATTATTGTCACCACCTTCATCATCGGCGGTATCCTCGCCGGCGCTGCAGCACTGTTCTACGTCATGAAGATCCCCTCGGGCGTTCAGTACAACGGCGGATTCATCCTCGGTATCAAAGCCTTCGCCGCAGCAGTTCTGGGCGGTATCGGCAACGTCCGTGGCGCCTTGCTCGGTGGGTTGCTGTTGGGCCTGATTGGAAACTACGGACAGATCCTGCTGGGTAGCTCGCAGTGGACGGACGTTGTGGCCTTCGTGATCCTCGTTCTGGTTCTACTGGTTCGCCCGCAAGGCATCTTGGGCACCTCGCTGGGAAGGAGCAAGGCATGA
- a CDS encoding branched-chain amino acid ABC transporter substrate-binding protein translates to MNRKKVMNSLAMAAAVTLLVTSCANQAATPGSTSAAAGGGLNLNVPVLTSIETPKDAVLPAGDGKATCPATTTLAYIGAETGANAQLGINIFNGIQLAINQHNEANAGCQVAFKKFDTEGDPNKATGPVTQATKEANIIGVVGLPFSGESKATGNIFEQVKMVHITPAATNPGLTTNGWSTFFRGLGNDAVQGPAAAKFMTGTLGAKKVYLVQDDSDYGIGLGGTTTTGLGDALIGSDKVTTGQKDFSATISKIINSKADAVFYSGYFAEGAPFNQQLVAKGFKGAFVGPDGVKDDQFIKQAGDASNNAFFTCPCIPGELIPTFATAYKSLTNAEPGTYSIEGYDAATVLLAGIDKGNQDRAKLLDWVKNYDASGLSKHYKWDATGELQAPAVYGYKVQDGKIVPIGEIGK, encoded by the coding sequence ATGAACCGCAAGAAAGTTATGAACTCGCTGGCGATGGCTGCTGCCGTCACTTTGTTGGTGACCTCGTGTGCCAACCAAGCGGCAACCCCGGGGTCAACGAGTGCCGCAGCAGGCGGCGGACTCAATCTAAATGTTCCGGTGCTGACCTCCATTGAAACACCCAAAGATGCGGTTCTCCCGGCTGGCGATGGCAAGGCCACGTGCCCCGCGACCACAACGCTGGCGTACATCGGTGCAGAAACCGGCGCAAACGCTCAGCTGGGTATCAATATTTTCAACGGCATTCAGCTGGCCATCAACCAGCATAATGAGGCCAATGCAGGGTGCCAGGTAGCCTTTAAGAAGTTTGATACTGAAGGCGATCCCAACAAGGCCACCGGCCCCGTCACCCAGGCCACGAAGGAAGCGAACATCATTGGCGTTGTAGGTTTGCCGTTCTCTGGCGAATCCAAGGCCACCGGTAACATCTTCGAGCAGGTCAAGATGGTTCACATCACCCCGGCCGCTACCAACCCGGGCCTCACCACCAATGGCTGGAGCACGTTCTTCCGCGGCCTCGGCAATGACGCCGTTCAGGGCCCGGCAGCTGCCAAGTTCATGACCGGCACGCTCGGCGCCAAGAAGGTCTACCTGGTTCAGGATGATTCCGATTACGGCATCGGCTTGGGCGGCACCACGACCACGGGTCTGGGCGATGCCCTGATTGGCAGCGACAAGGTGACAACCGGCCAGAAGGACTTCTCGGCCACCATTTCCAAGATCATCAACTCCAAGGCTGATGCTGTTTTCTACTCGGGCTACTTCGCTGAAGGCGCACCGTTCAACCAGCAGTTGGTTGCCAAGGGCTTCAAGGGCGCATTTGTTGGCCCCGATGGTGTCAAGGATGATCAGTTCATCAAGCAGGCAGGTGACGCATCCAACAACGCGTTCTTCACCTGCCCTTGCATCCCCGGTGAATTGATCCCCACGTTCGCAACCGCGTACAAGAGCCTGACCAATGCAGAGCCCGGTACTTACTCCATTGAAGGTTATGACGCCGCAACGGTTCTGTTGGCTGGTATCGACAAGGGCAACCAAGACCGTGCAAAGCTGTTGGACTGGGTCAAGAACTATGACGCATCCGGATTGAGCAAGCACTACAAGTGGGATGCCACTGGTGAGCTGCAGGCTCCGGCCGTCTACGGTTACAAGGTCCAGGACGGCAAGATCGTACCGATCGGCGAGATCGGCAAGTAG
- a CDS encoding NADP-dependent isocitrate dehydrogenase codes for MAKIIYTLTDEAPMLATYSLLPIVEAFASTAGVDVEPRDISLSGRIISVFGEYLTEDQRVSDALAELGALAKSPDANIVKLPNISASIPQLKAAIAELQGQGFALPDYPDDPSTDEEKDVRARYDKIKGSAVNPVLREGNSDRRAPLSVKNYAKANPHSMGAWSADSKTNVATMSEGDFFHNEKSVVIDADDKIKIQFVAADGTTTVLKDSFPVLANEIVDGTVMRAAALDEFLSAQVARAKEEGILLSAHLKATMMKVSDPIIFGHVVKAYFPELFANYGEALAAAGLSPANGLASIINGLGALPEDVRAGVEAAIKSGYENGPALAMVDSDKGITNLHVPSDVIVDASMPAMIRTSGHMWGADGQEHDTLAVLPDSSYAGVYQATIDDCRAHGALDPTTMGTVPNVGLMAQAAEEYGSHDKTFELSEAGTVQIVNAGGTVLIQHDVEAGDVWRACQVKDIPVQDWVKLAVTRARASATPAVFWLDETRAHDANLIVKVNEYLKDHDTDGLDIQIMAPEQATTFTLERIRRGEDTISVTGNVLRDYLTDLFPILELGTSAKMLSIVPLIAGGGLFETGAGGSAPKHVQQLLKENHLRWDSLGEFLALAVSFEHLAVTEGNARAQILADTLDRATGTFLLQDKSPKRKVGELDNRGSHFHLAKFWAQELAAQSVDAELAAAFTTVAAALTDNEDAIIAELAEVQGSPVDLGGYYRPDATKVAAIMRPSALLNKTIAALTA; via the coding sequence ATGGCCAAAATTATTTATACCCTGACAGACGAAGCGCCCATGTTGGCCACGTACTCACTTCTGCCGATCGTTGAGGCCTTCGCCTCCACCGCCGGCGTGGACGTAGAACCCCGCGACATCTCCTTGTCCGGGCGCATCATTTCCGTCTTTGGCGAATACCTCACCGAAGACCAGCGCGTCAGTGACGCCCTGGCCGAATTGGGTGCCCTGGCCAAGAGCCCGGATGCCAACATCGTCAAGCTGCCGAACATCAGCGCCTCCATCCCGCAGCTGAAGGCCGCCATCGCCGAACTTCAGGGCCAGGGCTTCGCACTTCCGGATTACCCGGACGATCCCTCCACCGATGAAGAAAAAGACGTTCGCGCCCGCTACGACAAGATCAAGGGCAGTGCCGTCAACCCGGTTCTGCGCGAAGGTAACTCTGACCGCCGCGCACCGCTTTCGGTCAAGAACTACGCCAAGGCCAACCCGCACAGCATGGGTGCCTGGTCTGCAGATTCCAAGACGAACGTCGCTACGATGAGCGAGGGCGACTTCTTCCACAATGAGAAGTCCGTAGTCATCGACGCCGATGACAAGATCAAGATTCAGTTTGTTGCCGCCGACGGCACCACCACCGTGTTGAAGGACTCCTTCCCGGTTTTGGCCAACGAAATTGTTGACGGCACCGTCATGCGCGCCGCTGCGCTGGATGAGTTCCTGTCTGCACAGGTGGCCCGCGCGAAGGAAGAGGGCATCTTGCTCTCGGCACACCTGAAGGCCACCATGATGAAGGTTTCTGACCCCATCATCTTCGGCCACGTAGTCAAGGCCTACTTCCCGGAACTGTTCGCCAACTACGGCGAAGCGCTGGCAGCTGCCGGCCTGAGCCCGGCTAACGGCCTGGCTTCTATCATCAACGGCTTGGGTGCACTGCCCGAAGACGTGCGTGCCGGTGTTGAAGCCGCCATCAAGAGCGGTTACGAGAACGGCCCGGCCCTGGCCATGGTCGACTCCGACAAGGGCATCACCAACCTCCACGTCCCCTCCGACGTGATTGTTGACGCCTCCATGCCCGCCATGATCCGCACCTCCGGTCACATGTGGGGCGCGGACGGTCAGGAGCATGACACCCTGGCAGTGCTGCCCGACAGCAGCTACGCCGGTGTCTACCAGGCCACCATCGATGACTGCCGAGCACACGGAGCCTTGGATCCGACCACCATGGGCACCGTTCCCAACGTGGGCCTCATGGCTCAGGCAGCCGAAGAATACGGCAGCCACGACAAGACGTTCGAGCTCAGCGAAGCCGGAACCGTGCAGATCGTCAACGCTGGCGGCACCGTGTTGATCCAGCACGACGTCGAGGCTGGCGACGTATGGCGCGCCTGCCAAGTCAAGGACATCCCGGTCCAGGACTGGGTCAAGCTGGCCGTCACCCGCGCACGCGCATCCGCCACCCCGGCCGTGTTCTGGCTCGATGAGACCCGCGCACATGACGCCAACCTCATCGTTAAGGTCAACGAGTACCTCAAGGACCACGACACCGATGGCCTGGACATCCAGATCATGGCGCCGGAGCAGGCCACTACCTTCACCCTGGAGCGTATCCGTCGCGGCGAAGACACCATCTCCGTCACCGGTAACGTGCTCCGCGATTACCTGACTGACCTGTTCCCGATCTTGGAACTGGGTACCAGCGCCAAGATGCTCTCCATCGTTCCGCTGATTGCAGGCGGTGGCCTCTTCGAGACCGGCGCTGGTGGATCTGCTCCCAAGCACGTGCAGCAGCTCTTGAAGGAAAACCACCTGCGCTGGGATTCACTCGGTGAATTCTTGGCACTGGCCGTCAGCTTCGAGCACCTCGCAGTGACCGAAGGCAACGCCCGCGCACAGATCCTGGCCGATACCCTGGACCGCGCCACCGGCACGTTCTTGCTGCAGGACAAGTCCCCGAAGCGCAAGGTTGGCGAACTTGACAACCGCGGCAGCCACTTCCACCTGGCCAAGTTCTGGGCCCAGGAACTGGCCGCTCAGAGCGTTGATGCCGAGCTGGCAGCAGCGTTCACCACAGTGGCAGCAGCGTTGACCGACAACGAGGACGCGATCATCGCCGAACTCGCCGAGGTTCAGGGCTCTCCTGTTGATCTGGGTGGCTACTACCGCCCCGACGCCACCAAGGTCGCAGCCATCATGCGCCCGTCTGCCCTGCTGAACAAGACCATTGCCGCACTGACCGCATAG
- a CDS encoding ferritin, with product MELKGKLADAINEQITLEIQASVVYRQLAIEMEVQDLPGISGWFLAQSAEELVHAQKFTSHMTDRNAAPKIGTITAPDVTINSVLEAFEASLAHEQKVSESIRNLYRLATAEGDIDSIPMLNWFVEEQLEEEASVGEIIGRVKLIGADGNGLLRLDAELGARNAAGQ from the coding sequence ATGGAACTCAAAGGAAAACTCGCAGACGCCATCAACGAGCAAATCACACTAGAAATACAGGCTTCGGTGGTCTACCGCCAGCTGGCCATTGAAATGGAAGTTCAGGATCTGCCCGGAATTTCCGGCTGGTTCTTGGCCCAGTCGGCCGAGGAACTGGTACACGCACAGAAGTTCACCAGCCACATGACGGACAGGAACGCCGCTCCCAAGATTGGCACCATCACGGCCCCGGATGTCACCATTAACTCTGTGCTGGAAGCATTCGAGGCTTCCTTGGCGCACGAGCAAAAGGTCTCAGAGTCCATTCGCAATCTCTACCGTCTGGCCACGGCGGAGGGCGACATTGATTCGATCCCGATGTTGAACTGGTTCGTCGAGGAACAGCTGGAAGAAGAAGCGTCCGTAGGTGAAATTATTGGCCGCGTGAAGCTGATCGGCGCCGACGGCAATGGTCTTCTGCGCCTGGATGCCGAGCTGGGCGCCCGCAACGCCGCCGGCCAGTAA